The Alicyclobacillus vulcanalis genome includes a region encoding these proteins:
- a CDS encoding amidase domain-containing protein, with product MEEEPKVDAHFPAVAHTLTLQMDGQGEWKIINDDYTDEFKDAFGTNVDWNSLIQSFPEEIAKEKAEPKRLPPAHPGVTSTVVSSGSTVPNGTTGPYYISYNRSGAASYALSHTNNSGDSVRTQNYNPLFYAYPGNDCADYVSQCLWAGFGGSDSSYGIQVHVYPMITSPEGAVYPWYADSATDGSTMWINAYSLINDATSNYSNGYYGVQMYTESVNSVALGDVVLDSSGAGHVEIVTNVSGAPDWGTIFVSSHTNNRYNAPLSTPYPNTKSRLRVSFYRVSAYLHPPAY from the coding sequence ATGGAAGAAGAACCCAAGGTAGACGCTCATTTCCCCGCGGTAGCTCACACGTTAACGCTTCAAATGGACGGCCAAGGAGAATGGAAGATTATCAATGATGATTATACAGACGAATTTAAGGACGCCTTTGGAACCAACGTCGACTGGAACAGCCTGATTCAGTCCTTTCCTGAAGAAATCGCCAAGGAGAAGGCCGAACCCAAGAGGCTTCCGCCCGCTCATCCTGGTGTCACGAGCACGGTCGTCAGTAGCGGTTCCACTGTCCCGAACGGGACTACAGGACCGTACTACATCTCCTACAACCGTTCTGGAGCAGCAAGCTATGCGCTCTCACACACCAATAACTCGGGCGATTCCGTCAGGACACAAAACTACAATCCCTTATTCTATGCGTACCCTGGTAATGACTGCGCTGATTACGTCAGCCAATGCCTCTGGGCCGGCTTCGGCGGCAGCGACTCGTCGTACGGTATCCAGGTACACGTGTATCCAATGATTACTTCACCTGAGGGAGCAGTATATCCTTGGTATGCAGATAGTGCCACCGACGGAAGTACGATGTGGATTAATGCATATTCTCTCATTAACGACGCCACAAGTAACTACAGCAACGGCTACTACGGCGTGCAGATGTACACGGAGTCAGTAAACAGTGTGGCGCTGGGCGATGTGGTGTTGGATTCATCCGGTGCAGGACACGTTGAGATTGTCACAAATGTTAGCGGAGCACCTGATTGGGGCACGATTTTTGTATCCTCCCACACGAACAACAGGTACAATGCACCTTTATCGACCCCATATCCTAACACCAAATCTCGCCTAAGAGTAAGTTTCTATAGGGTGAGCGCCTATCTCCACCCACCAGCATATTGA